The following proteins come from a genomic window of Anopheles ziemanni chromosome 3, idAnoZiCoDA_A2_x.2, whole genome shotgun sequence:
- the LOC131288107 gene encoding uncharacterized protein LOC131288107, producing the protein MAASSQASRGLTALFKRGWNEIPEVVGSSVIALIGIGLSAVGLTNYYRKNADNRRYKLTYVVMRPDDPRAAHIRKD; encoded by the coding sequence ATGGCAGCATCATCGCAGGCCAGCCGAGGTCTCACGGCACTGTTCAAACGAGGATGGAACGAAATCCCCGAAGTGGTCGGCTCGTCCGTGATTGCCCTGATCGGTATCGGCCTCAGCGCCGTCGGATTGACCAACTACTACCGCAAGAATGCCGATAACCGTCGTTATAAACTAACGTACGTTGTGATGCGTCCTGACGATCCGAGAGCGGCGCACATTCGCAAGgattaa
- the LOC131289706 gene encoding gamma-tubulin complex component 3, with translation MSRNNQPNFPVIYELLKALCVDLAGEHCNAVLKAATQLIATKPNSIAYYGSSSLAANESTIMARINSRLSSKSQAATNIFNGLYEELVSMMESKERTPILEFLLNIADSDKTASASGLQIDLRNDVGSALTKLSINSAAGSSGSQRVMMSLAGGNSAPAAGSTGSLFDTKVFTMDEGPPQIADRNELEDQLIQDVIYACTGFKVKYLRKNVVTGEFKLDHVQCRNLDACDAGMLLRLAEVGYFYNKVSTFTNPSSDSYLMGNFGQGYITALQKELTNYYGLIANLQEHLDRQRQSGDSTDRMTLTRTMVWLLEPMERLQWLAVISEACREVKGGALASAVHKFIWHGDPMVRTISRQLLQSACIPLQQMLTQWLTDGKIVDPHCEFFIEELTDVSHNQLWHEAFRLRKPMVPSFISDTFAKQILVIGKSINFLRETCKDRSQVPERTDLKKCLNERLDYLYSPHNNTELHILIDSVYLKTSKRVLDIVLGPHKLFEHLKAIRGYLLLGYGHFADVLMEKLKQQLDRPAKEIHQQNLFSIVAEAVRTSAGPEQDEPEVLNNLDVYFLSPCEGDTGWDVFCLTYKVRGPLVTIFQPVQCTYRALFKHLWNMKRFEFILYGIWRNHMLSTRCYKPIASKISIVKQHLQTLCSKMINIITQMHYYILFEVIECSWEQFSACVQQAKGLDDVLEAHEKFLQRIFVGIFLDKSTHMYTRSLELIFSSVHKLDEWQSNFYKLCNREMDSLKAFEDEIKASEATGNYGVTAERTLERDEEIQIFEHQLMKCQKALSMIGIEYETSVSQFLYNLAISSTESLPQLCMRLDYNEYYKHRDERLSLPLTFQHMRKSMAGNFSRQ, from the exons ATGAGCCGAAACAATCAGCCAAATTTTCCGGTCATCTATGAGTTGCTGAAGGCACTGTGCGTAGATCTCGCCGGAGAACATTGCA ATGCTGTCCTGAAAGCAGCCACTCAGCTCATTGCCACCAAACCGAACTCGATTGCGTACTATGGCAGCTCATCGCTGGCTGCGAACGAGTCGACGATAATGGCCCGTATAAACAGTCGATTGTCATCCAAGAGCCAAGCTGCTACGAACATCTTTAATGGCTTGTACGAAGAGCTTGTTTCAATG ATGGAAAGCAAGGAGAGGACACCAATATTGGAGTTTTTGCTCAACATTGCTGATTCGGACAAAACTGCTAGTGCTAGTGGGCTACAGATAGACCTCCGTAATGATGTTGGCAGTGCGCTCACGAAGCTAAGCATTAATTCCGCTGCCGGGAGCAGCGGAAGTCAACGTGTGATGATGTCATTGGCCGGAGGAAATAGCGCCCCGGCTGCCGGCTCTACCGGAAGTCTTTTTGATACTAAAGTGTTCACGATGGACGAGGGTCCGCCGCAAATTGCCGATCGCAACGAGCTGGAAGATCAACTTATTCAGGACGTCATCTATGCGTGCACGGGCTTTAAGGTGAAGTACCTTCGAAAGAACGTTGTGACGGGTGAATTCAAGTTGGACCACGTTCAGTGTCGGAATCTGGATGCATGCGATGCAGGAATGTTGTTGCGTCTAGCAGAGGTTGGATATTTCTACAACAAGGTGTCTACGTTTACGAATCCAAGCAGCGACTCGTATCTGATGGGAAACTTCGGTCAAGGTTACATTACCGCGCTGCAAAAGGAGCTGACCAACTATTACGGATTGATCGCGAACCTGCAGGAACACCTGGATCGTCAACGCCAATCTGGGGACAGTACTGACCGGATGACGTTGACGCGCACGATGGTGTGGCTATTGGAGCCGATGGAGCGTTTACAGTGGCTGGCGGTAATTTCGGAGGCATGCCGTGAGGTGAAAGGTGGAGCGCTAGCGTCGGCAGTGCATAAGTTTATCTGGCACGGCGATCCAATGGTGCGCACGATATCGAGACAGCTATTGCAATCCGCATGCATACCCTTGCAGCAGATGTTGACGCAGTGGCTTACCGATGGAAAAATTGTAGATCCACACTGTGAGTTCTTCATCGAGGAGCTGACGGACGTTTCCCACAACCAGCTGTGGCACGAAGCATTTCGTTTGCGCAAACCCATGGTACCCTCCTTCATATCGGACACGTTCGCAAAGCAGATACTAGTGATTGGAAAAAGCATCAACTTTCTACGCGAGACTTGCAAAGACCGATCTCAAGTGCCCGAGCGGACGGATCTGAAGAAATGCCTCAACGAGCGGTTGGACTACCTCTACAGCCCTCACAACAACACCGAGCTGCACATTTTGATCGATAGTGTGTATTTGAAAACGTCCAAACGCGTGCTGGATATTGTGTTGGGACCGCACAAGCTGTTCGAACATCTGAAAGCAATACGAGGTTATCTGCTGCTCGGGTACGGTCACTTTGCCGACGTGCTTATGGAAAAGCTTAAACAGCAACTGGATCGTCCGGCAAAAGAAATCCACCAGCAGAACCTGTTTTCGATCGTCGCGGAAGCTGTGCGAACCTCGGCAGGACCGGAACAGGACGAGCCGGAGGTGCTGAACAATCTGGACGTTTATTTCCTATCGCCGTGCGAAGGTGACACCGGTTGGGATGTGTTCTGTCTGACGTATAAGGTTCGGGGGCCCTTGGTGACCATCTTCCAGCCGGTGCAATGCACGTACCGGGCGCTGTTCAAGCACCTGTGGAACATGAAACGGTTCGAATTCATCTTGTACGGTATCTGGCGCAATCATATGCTGAGCACACGCTGCTACAAACCGATTGCTAGTAAAATAAGCATCGTGAAGCAGCACCTTCAGACACTCTGCTCGAAAATGATCAACATTATCACGCAAATGCACTACTATATACTTTTCGAGGTCATTGAGTGTTCCTGGGAGCAGTTCAGTGCCTGTGTCCAACAGGCGAAGGGTCTGGATGATGTACTCGAAGCGCACGAAAAATTTCTCCAGCGAATATTTGTTGGCATCTTCCTGGACAAATCGACCCACATGTACACCAGATCCTTGGAGCTCATATTTAGCTCCGTACACAAGCTGGACGAATGGCAGTCGAATTTCTACAAACTGTGCAATCGTGAGATGGACTCACTGAAAGCCTTTGAGGATGAGATaaaagcgagcgaagcgacGGGGAACTACGGTGTAACGGCCGAACGGACACTTGAACGCGACGAAGAAATTCAAATCTTTGAACACCAACTAATGAAGTGCCAGAAGGCGCTCAGCATGATCGGTATAGAGTACGAGACTTCGGTGAGCCAATTTCTGTATAATCTGGCAATATCGTCGACCGAATCGTTGCCGCAGCTGTGTATGCGATTGGATTACAATGAGTACTACAAGCATCGGGACGAACGATTAAGTTTACCGCTCACCTTCCAGCACATGCGAAAAAGTATGGCGGGAAACTTTAGCCGCCAATGA
- the LOC131289708 gene encoding alpha-ketoglutarate-dependent dioxygenase alkB homolog 6 produces the protein MNWKEHEVPNCPASVYYVPNFISEEDEASILQSISKTPKPRWTQLSNRRLINYGGIPHPKGMIAEDMPVWLTQYVQRINQLNVFDQGINANHVLVNEYLPGQGIMPHLDGPLFYPVIATISCGSHTVLEYDRQLETGPADNTSLVRESVAKMLLEPRSLLVVKDDMYHTYFHSIKELEQDVVDSTITNLSLLCKAKLNDVLLRGTRISLTIRHVPKTTKMKIKIF, from the exons atgaattggAAAGAACATGAAGTGCCAAAT tgCCCAGCGAGTGTTTACTATGTGCCAAATTTCATATCAGAAGAAGACGAGGCTTCTATCCTGCAATCTATCTCTAAAACACCCAAACCACGCTGGACGCAGTTATCCAATAGACGATTGATTAACTATGGCGGTATCCCACATCCGAAAGGCATGATTGCGGAAGATATGCCGGTTTGGCTCACTCAATACGTTCAGCGCATCAATCAGTTGAACGTGTTTGATCAAGGAATAAACGCAAATCATGTTCTCGTGAACGAGTATTTGCCGGGCCAAGGCATCATGCCCCATCTCGATGGGCCCCTGTTTTATCCCGTCATAGCAACGATATCATGTGGATCGCACACGGTTTTAGAATACGACAGGCAACTTGAAACGGGACCTGCTGACAACACATCCCTTGTTCGAGAAAGTGTAGCTAAAATGTTACTCGAACCCCGCAGCCTGTTGGTTGTTAAAGACGATATGTACCACACATACTTTCATTCGATTAAGGAACTAGAGCAGGACGTGGTCGATTCTACAATCACAAACCTTTCTCTACTCTGCAAAGCGAAGTTGAATGATGTATTACTTCGAGGAACGAGAATATCCTTGACGATTCGGCATGTCCCTAAAACgactaaaatgaaaataaaaatattttaa
- the LOC131289707 gene encoding mediator of RNA polymerase II transcription subunit 28, with amino-acid sequence MASSSNVSGNLVDELEEAFQSCIHALTKEESATGIDKDEIKVEVDQTTLKFIDLARQMEAFFLQKRFLLSALKPDLLLKEENFDLKQEIGRKDELIRKHYEKIETWKQLLSDQQNFNKPIQSMPPDMRGNLAGGAPGAPAGLLTSGGMNMPMQVPQMQSQHQQQQMQQMQVQQQQMQQQMQQSLPMGVGNPQLFQQGGIPRNVGQAVAGSGFQGAGPNLQGPLAYLEKTASNIDLVGMGDGRR; translated from the exons ATGGCTTCGTCATCTAACGTTAGTGGGAATCTGGTGGACGAATTGGAGGAGGCTTTTCAG TCGTGCATTCATGCACTGACGAAAGAGGAATCGGCAACCGGCATCGACAAGGATGAAATAAAAGTGGAAGTGGATCAAACAACGCTCAAGTTCATCGATCTAGCTCGGCAGATGGAGGCCTTTTTCCTACAAAAACGCTTCCTACTATCAGCGCTCAAACCAGACCTGCTgctgaaggaagaaaatttcGACCTAAAGCAGGAAATCGGGCGTAAGGACGAGCTCATTCGCAAGCACTATGAGAAAATTGAAACGTGGAAGCAGTTACTCTCGGATCAGCAGAACTTTAACAAACCGATTCAATCGATGCCTCCCGATATGCGTGGAAACTTGGCTGGGGGTGCACCGGGCGCACCGGCGGGTTTACTAACCAGTGGTGGAATGAACATGCCAATGCAG GTTCCACAGATGCAGAgccagcatcaacaacaacagatGCAGCAAATGCaggtgcagcagcaacaaatgcAACAGCAAATGCAACAGTCCTTGCCCATGGGTGTTGGCAATCCGCAGCTATTCCAGCAAGGTGGCATCCCACGAAATGTCGGGCAGGCTGTTGCCGGTTCCGGGTTCCAAGGAGCCGGGCCTAATCTTCAAGGGCCGTTAGCGTACTTGGAGAAAACGGCCAGCAATATAG ATCTAGTGGGAATGGGAGATGGTCGAAGGTGA